A window from Telopea speciosissima isolate NSW1024214 ecotype Mountain lineage chromosome 8, Tspe_v1, whole genome shotgun sequence encodes these proteins:
- the LOC122670597 gene encoding pentatricopeptide repeat-containing protein At1g74850, chloroplastic gives MNLVYSLSIPNPALSSSLLKSLKGERRYSRLHWGNFPAKRTNLFGDRGFLSSVGRTRAKAKELILGHPSVTVEKGKYSYDVETLINKLSSLPPRGSIARCLDVFKNKISLNDFALVFKEFAQRGDWQRSLRLFKYMQRQIWCKPNEHIYTIMIGVLGREGLLDKCAEIFEEMPTHGIARSVFSFTALINAYGRNGQYQTSLELLDRMKRERVSPSILTYNTVIHSCARGGLDWEGLLGLFAEMRHEGIQPDLVTYNTLLFACASRELGEEAEMVFRSMNEAGIVPDIATHTYLVETFGKLGKLEKVSELLKEMESAGNLPDITSYNVLLEAYGQSGSIKEAMGVFRQMQAAGCMPNATTYSILLNLYGRHGRYGDVRELFLEMKVSNTEPDAATYNILIEVFGEGGYFKEVVTLFHDMAEENIEPNMGTYEGLIFACGKGGLHADAKLILSHLNEKGVVPSSKVYTGVVEAYGQAALYEEALVAFNTMNELGSKPTVETYNSLVHTFACGGLYKESEAILWQMGEAGIGRNRDSFNGMIEAFGRGGQFEEALKVYVEMGKARCDPDEKTLEAVLSVYCSAGLVDESEEQFQEIKASGIMPSIICYCFLLSVYAKSDRWDGVHELLEEMATNRVSNMHQVIGQMIKGAYDDDSNWQMVEYVFDKLNSEGCGLGLRFYNAVLEALWWLGQKERAARVLNEATKRGLFPELFRKSKLMWSVDVHRMSVGGALTAISVWLNNVYCMFKNGEDLPHLAAVVVARGVMEKSSMAREIPVAKLAYSFLKDNVSASFCFPGWNRGRIICHRLQLKRILTGSESSVDESRTELVSINNSIFPLPGMRISMTDVNNGQHINIDSETGIGTRTKLVTSAI, from the exons ATGAATCTCGTGTACTCCCTCTCCATACCTAACCCTGCTTTATCTTCTTCATTACTCAAATCGTTAAAGGGTGAACGAAGATATAGTAGGCTTCACTGGGGCAATTTTCCTGCCAAGAGGACAAATTTATTCGGCGACAGGGGATTCCTCTCCAGCGTTGGAAGGACCAGAGCGAAGGCCAAAGAGTTGATTTTGGGACACCCATCTGTCACAGTCGAGAAAGGTAAGTACAGCTACGACGTCGAAACCCTAATCAACAAACTCAGCAGCTTACCCCCTCGAGGCAGCATCGCTCGATGTCTTGATGTCTTCAAGAACAAGATCTCCCTTAACGACTTCGCTTTGGTATTCAAAGAGTTCGCGCAGCGTGGGGATTGGCAGCGCTCGCTTCGGCTCTTCAAATACATGCAGCGGCAAATCTGGTGTAAGCCCAACGAACATATTTACACAATTATGATTGGCGTGTTGGGTCGAGAGGGATTACTCGACAAGTGCGCTGAGATATTTGAAGAAATGCCCACCCACGGCATTGCCCGGAGCGTCTTCTCCTTTACTGCTCTAATTAACGCTTACGGGCGGAACGGTCAGTACCAGACTTCCCTTGAGCTTCTCGATCGAATGAAGAGAGAAAGGGTTTCTCCCAGTATTTTGACTTATAATACTGTTATCCATTCCTGCGCTAGGGGCGGTTTGGATTGGGAAGggcttttgggtttgtttgCTGAGATGCGACATGAGGGAATTCAACCGGATCTTGTAACTTATAACACACTTCTCTTTGCTTGTGCCAGTAGGGAACTTGGTGAAGAGGCAGAGATGGTATTTAGAAGCATGAATGAGGCAGGAATTGTTCCGGATATTGCTACCCACACTTACCTCGTTGAGACATTTGGAAAGTTGGGCAAGCTCGAGAAGGTGTCTGAACTCCTTAAGGAGATGGAGTCTGCAGGAAATTTGCCTGATATCACATCTTATAATGTATTATTAGAGGCTTACGGGCAGTCGGGGTCAATTAAAGAGGCTATGGGTGTGTTTAGGCAGATGCAAGCTGCTGGGTGTATGCCAAATGCCACGACTTATAGTATTTTGCTGAATTTGTATGGGAGGCATGGGCGGTACGGAGATGTTCGGGAGTTGTTTCTTGAGATGAAGGTGAGCAATACGGAGCCGGATGCTGCTACTTACAACATCCTGATAGAGGTGTTTGGCGAGGGTGGTTATTTCAAGGAGGTGGTCACTTTGTTCCATGATATGGCAGAAGAGAATATTGAGCCAAATATGGGGACTTATGAGGGTCTGATATTTGCTTGTGGAAAGGGTGGGCTTCATGCAGATGCCAAGCTGATTCTTTCTCACCTGAATGAGAAAGGGGTGGTGCCAAGTTCTAAAGTGTATACTGGAGTAGTTGAAGCATATGGACAGGCTGCATTGTATGAGGAAGCTCTTGTTGCATTTAACACAATGAATGAACTGGGGAGTAAACCAACTGTTGAAACCTACAATTCTTTGGTACACACATTTGCCTGTGGTGGACTTTATAAGGAGTCCGAAGCCATCTTGTGGCAAATGGGTGAGGCTGGTATTGGACGGAACAGGGATTCTTTTAATGGTATGATTGAAGCTTTTGGACGAGGAGGGCAGTTTGAAGAAGCTCTCAAGGTATATGTCGAGATGGGGAAAGCAAGATGTGATCCTGATGAAAAGACCCTTGAGGCTGTTTTAAGTGTGTACTGCTCAGCAGGTCTTGTTGATGAGAGTGAGGAGCAGTTCCAGGAAATTAAAGCTTCAGGAATCATGCCTAGTATTATATGTTACTGTTTTCTGCTATCAGTTTATGCAAAGAGTGATAG GTGGGATGGTGTACATGAGCTACTGGAGGAGATGGCCACTAATAGGGTATCCAATATGCATCAAGTGATAGGACAGATGATCAAGGGAGCTTATGATGATGACTCTAATTGGCAGATGGTTGAGTATGTCTTTGACAAATTAAACTCTGAAGGTTGTGGCTTGGGTTTGAGGTTCTATAATGCTGTTCTAGAAGCATTGTGGTGGCTGGGCCAGAAGGAACGAGCAGCAAGAGTGCTCAATGAAGCAACAAAGCGGGGCCTTTTTCCTGAGTTGTTCCGGAAAAGCAAGCTCATGTGGTCTGTAGATGTCCACAG GATGTCGGTAGGTGGTGCTCTTACAGCCATATCAGTTTGGCTCAATAATGTATATTGCATGTTCAAAAATGGGGAAGATCTTCCTCATTTGGCAGCAGTTGTAGTTGC GCGTGGGGTGATGGAGAAAAGTTCCATGGCACGGGAAATTCCTGTTGCAAAGTTGGCCTATTCATTTCTTAAGGATAATGTGTCAGCGTCCTTCTGTTTCCCTGGGTGGAACAGGGGCCGAATAATCTGCCACAGACTACAGCTCAAACGAATTCTAACAGGTTCTGAATCATCAGTAGATGAGTCCAGAACTGAGTTGGTTTCTATTAATAACTCCATTTTTCCTCTTCCTGGCATGAGAATATCCATGACTGATGTCAATAATGGCCAGCATATTAATATAGATTCTGAAACAGGCATTGGGACAAGAACAAAGCTTGTGACAAGTGCAATCTGA
- the LOC122671862 gene encoding uncharacterized protein LOC122671862 isoform X2, which produces MEEAEKMAALKRAYADIILNTAKEAAARIMVSERKALRFQQELSAAKEEGLNMLLRLKQIMESKIAEAEKASLSQQSRIEELEMQLDEAEEIVRDLRSELKGMQDELESLKSNTGNLLDGQMAIGNATSLAEEAQGDKLNTSNVILCPPPDSECRPMSTCIMKKVPLDQSDDRCCSLSENETAHVEISSDSPVENYCAGNPDLASIIMRSKEPELYRNGCTQRIRAFEGNLLDGGKLPLPGHEDDHCLHIKSGEIVEGTCAVASPNIDNMAVEEKNVAESEEVMQHNSSCDKGQAGKFFHRFSNKRRRTRCRNRKTTSCRPLPDPGEDPSKVTEDEARRDSESHVDSEAGVTKSGSPQNVTSSDPALMDESVLTVLESKAVENVEAPGSKLNPDPVDVPSINSDAKDTKPCETITAAPAQAANDRLLKYTFRRKRKKETVSNPNENALLEKQNTTKRRTLEMQNSAPEPQKSSLIIESSRDSRRLVQVARQLISLSEKRWW; this is translated from the exons ATGGAAGAAGCCGAA AAAATGGCGGCTTTGAAGAGAGCATATGCTGATATAATCCTCAATACGGCGAAAGAGGCGGCGGCCCGTATTATGGTCTCGGAGCGCAAGGCCCTTCGTTTCCAGCAGGAGCTCTCTGCTGCGAAAGAAGAGGGGCTTAATATGCTGCTTCGCCTGAAACAAATCATGGAATCCAAG ATTGCTGAAGCAGAAAAAGCATCCTTGAGTCAACAAAGTAGGATTGAAGAGCTTGAAATGCAGCTCGATGAAGCAGAGGAGATAGTAAGGGACCTCAGATCTGAGTTAAAAGGAATGCAGGATGAACTGGAGAGTTTGAAAAGTAACACAGGAAATCTTTTGGATGGACAAATGGCAATCGGGAATGCTACTTCTCTTGCAGAGGAAGCACAGGGGGACAAGCTAAACACTTCCAATGTTATTTTGTGCCCCCCTCCTGATTCAGAATGCAGACCCATGTCAACTTGCATAATGAAAAAAGTGCCTTTGGATCAATCAGATGATAGATGCTGTTCTTTATCAGAGAATGAAACAGCACATGTTGAGATCTCAAGTGATTCTCCTGTGGAGAATTATTGTGCAGGTAACCCTGATTTAGCCTCCATAATAATGCGAAGCAAAGAACCTGAGCTTTACAGAAATGGATGTACCCAGAGAATCCGTGCATTTGAAGGGAATCTTCTGGATGGAGGGAAGTTGCCTCTTCCTGGACATGAAGATGATCATTGCCTCCATATAAAGAGTGGAGAAATAGTTGAAGGAACCTGTGCTGTAGCCTCTCCCAATATTGACAATATGGCAGTAGAAGAGAAGAATGTAGCCGAGTCAGAAGAAGTAATGCAGCATAATAGCAGCTGTGACAAAGGTCAAGCTGGTAAATTCTTTCACAgattttctaataaaagaagacGAACTAGATGCAGGAACCGCAAAACTACGTCGTGCAGGCCACTTCCTGATC CTGGTGAAGATCCATCAAAGGTAACTGAAGATGAGGCCCGGAGAGATTCAGAGTCCCATGTTGATAGTGAAGCCGGGGTCACTAAATCCGGAAGTCCTCAAAATGTTACAAGCAGTGACCCAGCATTAATGGATGAGTCAGTGTTGACAGTGCTGGAATCCAAAGCTGTGGAGAATGTAGAGGCTCCGGGTTCTAAACTGAATCCTGATCCTGTTGATGTGCCATCAATTAATTCTGATGCCAAAGATACAAAACCATGTGAAACGATTACTGCTGCTCCTGCTCAAGCTGCAAATGATAGGCTTCTCAAATACACCTTTCGGAGGAAGCGGAAGAAGGAGACCGTGAGCAACCCAAACGAGAATGCTCTTCTTGAAAAGCAAAACACTACCAAGAGGAGGACACTGGAGATGCAAAATAGTGCACCAGAGCCGCAGAAGTCAAGCTTGATAATTGAGTCATCTCGAGACAGCAGGCGACTGGTGCAGGTTGCTCGTCAG cTTATTTCTTTATCTGAGAAGAGGTGGTGGTAG
- the LOC122671862 gene encoding uncharacterized protein LOC122671862 isoform X1, protein MEEAEKMAALKRAYADIILNTAKEAAARIMVSERKALRFQQELSAAKEEGLNMLLRLKQIMESKIAEAEKASLSQQSRIEELEMQLDEAEEIVRDLRSELKGMQDELESLKSNTGNLLDGQMAIGNATSLAEEAQGDKLNTSNVILCPPPDSECRPMSTCIMKKVPLDQSDDRCCSLSENETAHVEISSDSPVENYCAGNPDLASIIMRSKEPELYRNGCTQRIRAFEGNLLDGGKLPLPGHEDDHCLHIKSGEIVEGTCAVASPNIDNMAVEEKNVAESEEVMQHNSSCDKGQAGKFFHRFSNKRRRTRCRNRKTTSCRPLPDPCEPSFPSHSKTSAYPVTGNVESGEDPSKVTEDEARRDSESHVDSEAGVTKSGSPQNVTSSDPALMDESVLTVLESKAVENVEAPGSKLNPDPVDVPSINSDAKDTKPCETITAAPAQAANDRLLKYTFRRKRKKETVSNPNENALLEKQNTTKRRTLEMQNSAPEPQKSSLIIESSRDSRRLVQVARQLISLSEKRWW, encoded by the exons ATGGAAGAAGCCGAA AAAATGGCGGCTTTGAAGAGAGCATATGCTGATATAATCCTCAATACGGCGAAAGAGGCGGCGGCCCGTATTATGGTCTCGGAGCGCAAGGCCCTTCGTTTCCAGCAGGAGCTCTCTGCTGCGAAAGAAGAGGGGCTTAATATGCTGCTTCGCCTGAAACAAATCATGGAATCCAAG ATTGCTGAAGCAGAAAAAGCATCCTTGAGTCAACAAAGTAGGATTGAAGAGCTTGAAATGCAGCTCGATGAAGCAGAGGAGATAGTAAGGGACCTCAGATCTGAGTTAAAAGGAATGCAGGATGAACTGGAGAGTTTGAAAAGTAACACAGGAAATCTTTTGGATGGACAAATGGCAATCGGGAATGCTACTTCTCTTGCAGAGGAAGCACAGGGGGACAAGCTAAACACTTCCAATGTTATTTTGTGCCCCCCTCCTGATTCAGAATGCAGACCCATGTCAACTTGCATAATGAAAAAAGTGCCTTTGGATCAATCAGATGATAGATGCTGTTCTTTATCAGAGAATGAAACAGCACATGTTGAGATCTCAAGTGATTCTCCTGTGGAGAATTATTGTGCAGGTAACCCTGATTTAGCCTCCATAATAATGCGAAGCAAAGAACCTGAGCTTTACAGAAATGGATGTACCCAGAGAATCCGTGCATTTGAAGGGAATCTTCTGGATGGAGGGAAGTTGCCTCTTCCTGGACATGAAGATGATCATTGCCTCCATATAAAGAGTGGAGAAATAGTTGAAGGAACCTGTGCTGTAGCCTCTCCCAATATTGACAATATGGCAGTAGAAGAGAAGAATGTAGCCGAGTCAGAAGAAGTAATGCAGCATAATAGCAGCTGTGACAAAGGTCAAGCTGGTAAATTCTTTCACAgattttctaataaaagaagacGAACTAGATGCAGGAACCGCAAAACTACGTCGTGCAGGCCACTTCCTGATCCTTGTGAACCATCATTTCCTTCTCATTCCAAAACTTCTGCTTACCCAGTCACTGGCAATGTTGAGTCTGGTGAAGATCCATCAAAGGTAACTGAAGATGAGGCCCGGAGAGATTCAGAGTCCCATGTTGATAGTGAAGCCGGGGTCACTAAATCCGGAAGTCCTCAAAATGTTACAAGCAGTGACCCAGCATTAATGGATGAGTCAGTGTTGACAGTGCTGGAATCCAAAGCTGTGGAGAATGTAGAGGCTCCGGGTTCTAAACTGAATCCTGATCCTGTTGATGTGCCATCAATTAATTCTGATGCCAAAGATACAAAACCATGTGAAACGATTACTGCTGCTCCTGCTCAAGCTGCAAATGATAGGCTTCTCAAATACACCTTTCGGAGGAAGCGGAAGAAGGAGACCGTGAGCAACCCAAACGAGAATGCTCTTCTTGAAAAGCAAAACACTACCAAGAGGAGGACACTGGAGATGCAAAATAGTGCACCAGAGCCGCAGAAGTCAAGCTTGATAATTGAGTCATCTCGAGACAGCAGGCGACTGGTGCAGGTTGCTCGTCAG cTTATTTCTTTATCTGAGAAGAGGTGGTGGTAG